The Bacillota bacterium genome contains a region encoding:
- a CDS encoding CTP synthase, translating into MAKFVFVTGGVVSGLGKGITAASLGRLLAARGLRVTALKFDPYINADAGTMSPLQHGEVFVTDDGAETDLDLGHYERFMDVSLGRLNNVTTGQVYSAVIGQERRGDFLGGTVQVIPHITNEIKERLHRVAEVSGADVVISEIGGTVGDIESLPYLEAIRQFKSDVGRHDVMYVHVTLVPFVGAAGELKTKPTQHSVKELRSIGISPDVIVCRTDRPLSHDLKEKIALFCDVPVEAVVQNVDVDSIYAVPLILEEEGLGRIATSVLGLSCGEPDLSEWHNLVDKLRHPSRRVTVALVGKYVALHDAYLSVVEALCHAGIAHDASVDVEWVDSEQLEQESPAAVLGAVHGILVPGGFGSRGIEGKVRAAEYAREARIPYFGLCLGLQCAVIEFARHALGLEGANSTEFDAHTPHAVIDYMPEQKKVVAKGGTMRLGVYPCRLTPGTLAQAAYGAEMVQERHRHRFEVNNEYRDLLAAAGLRPAGVWPDGDLVEVMELEGHPWFVGTQFHPEFKSRPTRPHPLFRDFLGAVIGYQESGPLLWLSRPARR; encoded by the coding sequence ATGGCGAAGTTTGTGTTCGTGACGGGCGGGGTAGTCTCCGGGCTGGGGAAGGGGATTACCGCCGCCTCTCTGGGGCGTTTGCTGGCCGCCCGCGGCCTGCGGGTGACTGCGCTCAAGTTCGACCCTTACATCAACGCGGACGCGGGGACCATGAGCCCGCTGCAGCATGGAGAGGTCTTCGTGACCGACGACGGTGCCGAGACCGACCTGGACCTGGGGCACTACGAGCGTTTCATGGACGTGTCCCTCGGTCGGCTGAACAACGTCACCACCGGCCAGGTGTACAGCGCCGTCATCGGGCAGGAACGGCGGGGCGACTTCCTGGGCGGCACCGTGCAGGTCATCCCCCATATCACCAACGAGATCAAGGAGCGCCTGCATCGGGTGGCCGAGGTGAGCGGGGCCGACGTCGTCATCTCCGAGATCGGCGGCACGGTGGGCGACATCGAGAGCCTGCCCTACCTGGAAGCCATCCGCCAGTTCAAGAGCGACGTGGGCCGCCACGACGTGATGTACGTCCACGTCACCCTGGTGCCCTTCGTGGGGGCCGCGGGAGAGCTCAAGACCAAGCCCACCCAGCACAGCGTCAAGGAACTGCGATCCATCGGCATTTCCCCGGACGTTATCGTCTGCCGAACCGACCGGCCCCTGTCCCACGACCTGAAGGAGAAGATCGCCCTGTTCTGCGACGTGCCTGTCGAGGCGGTGGTCCAGAACGTGGACGTGGACTCCATCTATGCGGTACCCCTCATCCTGGAAGAAGAAGGCCTGGGCCGGATAGCCACGTCCGTCCTCGGGCTGAGTTGCGGCGAGCCAGACCTTTCCGAGTGGCATAACCTGGTAGATAAGTTGCGGCATCCTTCCCGCCGGGTGACGGTGGCGCTGGTGGGAAAGTACGTGGCGCTGCACGATGCTTATCTGAGCGTGGTGGAGGCCCTCTGCCACGCCGGGATAGCCCACGATGCCAGCGTGGACGTAGAGTGGGTGGACTCCGAGCAGCTCGAGCAGGAGTCACCTGCCGCCGTGCTGGGCGCCGTGCACGGCATCCTGGTGCCCGGAGGATTTGGCTCCCGCGGCATCGAAGGGAAGGTCAGGGCTGCCGAGTATGCCCGCGAGGCGCGCATCCCCTACTTCGGGCTCTGCCTGGGGTTGCAGTGCGCGGTGATCGAGTTCGCCCGCCACGCCCTGGGCCTGGAGGGCGCTAACTCCACCGAGTTCGATGCCCATACCCCGCACGCCGTGATCGACTACATGCCCGAGCAGAAGAAGGTGGTGGCCAAGGGTGGGACGATGCGCCTGGGGGTATATCCCTGTCGCCTGACCCCGGGGACTTTGGCTCAGGCGGCATACGGCGCGGAGATGGTCCAGGAGCGGCACCGGCACCGTTTCGAGGTGAACAACGAATACCGCGACCTCCTGGCCGCCGCCGGTTTGCGCCCCGCGGGGGTCTGGCCGGACGGAGATCTGGTGGAGGTCATGGAGCTGGAAGGTCACCCGTGGTTCGTGGGCACCCAGTTCCACCCGGAGTTCAAGTCGCGGCCCACCCGCCCCCATCCCCTTTTCCGTGACTTCCTGGGGGCGGTCATCGGCTACCAGGAGAGCGGCCCTTTGCTCTGGCTGAGCCGTCCTGCCCGTCGTTGA
- the sppA gene encoding signal peptide peptidase SppA, with amino-acid sequence MSRRKRVVAVVLTLVVVGSVVAVALATVPAGERLVRSGNAVGLVFLEGIITTGSSGSRLLGAVLGSDSVLVELRKAREDPATRAVVLRINSPGGSAAGSQEIAREVQRLREADKVVVTSMGDVAASGAYWVASATEHIMADPGSLTGSIGVIMEVQNLEGLYGKLGIRYETIKSGPHKDMGSPARPLDPEERAILQGMVDDIFQQFVDAVVQGRAGKMTRPQVLALADGRVFTGRQALQNGLVDELGNLRDSIQKAADLAGIGESYEVKTYREVHPLLDLLQEMGLRFGGAFWGGAAPLAPATGAAGTAVPGPLQRLEWAWWAARQILTMPAGR; translated from the coding sequence TTGAGCCGGAGGAAGAGGGTAGTTGCGGTGGTGCTGACCCTGGTGGTGGTCGGTTCCGTGGTGGCGGTCGCTCTTGCCACGGTGCCGGCGGGGGAGAGGCTGGTGCGGAGCGGCAACGCCGTCGGTCTGGTTTTCCTGGAAGGTATCATCACCACGGGGTCTTCGGGCAGCCGGCTGCTGGGGGCCGTGCTCGGCTCTGACTCCGTGCTGGTGGAACTCCGCAAGGCGCGGGAAGACCCGGCTACCCGGGCGGTGGTGCTGCGCATCAACAGTCCCGGCGGCAGCGCTGCCGGGTCCCAGGAGATCGCCCGGGAGGTCCAGCGGCTGCGGGAGGCCGACAAGGTGGTGGTGACTTCCATGGGCGACGTGGCGGCCTCCGGGGCCTACTGGGTGGCGTCGGCCACCGAGCACATCATGGCCGACCCGGGCAGCCTCACCGGCAGCATCGGCGTCATCATGGAGGTGCAGAATCTGGAAGGGCTCTACGGCAAACTGGGCATCCGGTACGAGACCATAAAGAGCGGGCCCCACAAGGACATGGGATCACCCGCCCGGCCCCTCGACCCGGAGGAGCGCGCCATCCTGCAGGGGATGGTGGACGACATCTTCCAGCAGTTCGTGGACGCGGTGGTACAGGGCCGCGCGGGCAAGATGACCCGCCCCCAGGTGCTGGCCCTGGCCGATGGCCGCGTATTCACCGGTCGCCAGGCCCTGCAGAACGGTCTGGTGGACGAACTGGGCAACCTGCGCGATTCCATCCAGAAGGCTGCCGACCTGGCGGGTATCGGCGAATCCTACGAGGTCAAGACGTACCGGGAGGTGCATCCTCTGCTAGACCTGCTGCAGGAGATGGGCCTGCGCTTTGGCGGCGCCTTCTGGGGAGGGGCGGCACCCCTGGCGCCGGCTACAGGGGCAGCCGGTACTGCGGTCCCCGGACCCCTGCAACGGCTGGAGTGGGCCTGGTGGGCCGCCCGCCAGATCCTGACCATGCCGGCCGGTCGCTGA
- a CDS encoding Yip1 family protein — translation MGEQLPGPPGGQASTPGKPAAAVPPEERAAAVPPEERAAAVPPEKPPLGVLELMYGALFSPVATFREVAARPHLGRAVVVLVVVAAVSATVGAISGGREFTAGMAEAGVPVSGASFGPVAFLFGLVGPFLFWYLQTAIFYLTGVLLGGKGPVLPLMAALAVASMPQVFSAPVMLVSTAVHQGLGVWLSLAIGIWVIVLNVLAVREALHFSTGRAIATLVLPLAVIVVLMVGAVIAFAVAFLPLFQQFMPGTMPPIP, via the coding sequence ATGGGGGAGCAACTGCCCGGGCCTCCCGGCGGGCAGGCATCCACGCCGGGGAAGCCGGCCGCCGCCGTGCCGCCCGAGGAGCGGGCCGCCGCCGTGCCGCCCGAGGAGCGGGCCGCCGCCGTGCCGCCAGAGAAGCCGCCGCTGGGTGTGCTGGAGCTGATGTACGGCGCCCTGTTCAGCCCGGTGGCCACCTTCCGCGAGGTGGCGGCGCGTCCGCACCTGGGCCGCGCCGTGGTAGTGCTGGTGGTGGTGGCGGCGGTGAGCGCGACCGTGGGTGCCATCAGCGGGGGGCGGGAGTTCACCGCCGGGATGGCAGAGGCGGGTGTCCCGGTGTCGGGGGCGAGCTTCGGCCCCGTGGCCTTCCTCTTCGGGCTGGTGGGGCCCTTCCTGTTCTGGTATCTGCAGACTGCCATCTTCTACCTCACGGGCGTCCTCCTGGGAGGAAAGGGTCCGGTCCTTCCCCTGATGGCGGCTCTGGCCGTGGCCAGCATGCCCCAGGTGTTCTCCGCGCCGGTGATGCTGGTGAGCACGGCGGTCCACCAGGGTTTGGGGGTGTGGCTTTCCCTGGCCATCGGGATCTGGGTGATCGTCCTGAACGTTCTGGCAGTCCGGGAGGCCCTGCACTTTTCCACGGGACGGGCCATCGCCACCCTGGTGCTGCCGCTGGCCGTCATCGTGGTGCTGATGGTGGGGGCGGTTATTGCCTTCGCCGTGGCCTTCCTGCCCCTGTTCCAGCAGTTCATGCCCGGCACCATGCCCCCGATCCCCTGA
- a CDS encoding oxaloacetate decarboxylase subunit alpha — protein sequence MTAPRPVRITDTTLRDGHQSLLATRMRLEDMLPIIDKMDRVGFHSFEVWGGATFDSCLRFLAEDPWERLRTLRRAFKNSRLQMLLRGQNLVGYRHYPDDVAEAFVRKAVSNGLDIIRIFDALNDTRNMGKAIEVTKEAGAHVQATVVYTTSPIHTVDHFVEVARELAGMGADSICLKDMAGILDPYTAHTVVGRLKAEVGLPVQVHTHYTSGMASMALLKAVEAGADVIDTAISSLALGTSQPACETMVAALRGTPYETGLDLGLLGEIAEYFRDVRKKYGEFDVAPPGVDTNVLRYQIPGGMISNFISQLSQQNALDRLGEVLDEVPRVREDLGYPPLVTPSSQIVGAQAVLNVLAGERYKMVTNEVRAYLRGLYGRPPGPVNEEVRRKIIGEEQVVEGRPADELEPGLPEARRLAAPYMEQEEDVISVALFPQVALKFLQERMARRTGVDYTLAEEARRNGPVHYPV from the coding sequence ATGACGGCACCGCGACCCGTGCGCATCACCGACACGACCCTGCGCGATGGCCACCAGTCCCTCCTGGCCACCCGCATGCGCCTCGAGGACATGCTCCCCATCATCGACAAGATGGACCGCGTGGGCTTTCACTCCTTCGAAGTGTGGGGCGGGGCCACCTTTGACTCGTGCCTGCGCTTCCTGGCCGAGGACCCGTGGGAGCGCCTGCGCACCCTCCGGCGGGCGTTCAAGAACTCCCGCCTGCAGATGCTCCTGCGCGGTCAGAACCTGGTGGGGTATCGCCACTACCCGGACGACGTGGCGGAGGCCTTCGTGCGCAAGGCGGTATCCAACGGGCTGGACATCATCCGCATCTTCGATGCCCTGAACGACACCCGCAACATGGGGAAGGCCATCGAGGTGACAAAGGAAGCGGGCGCCCACGTCCAGGCCACGGTGGTGTACACCACCAGCCCTATCCATACCGTGGACCACTTCGTGGAGGTGGCGCGGGAGCTGGCCGGGATGGGCGCCGATTCCATCTGCCTGAAAGACATGGCGGGCATCCTCGACCCCTACACGGCCCACACCGTGGTGGGTCGCCTCAAGGCCGAAGTGGGCCTGCCCGTGCAGGTCCATACCCATTACACCAGCGGCATGGCCTCCATGGCCCTCCTCAAGGCTGTCGAAGCCGGCGCCGACGTCATCGATACCGCCATCTCATCACTGGCCCTGGGGACTTCCCAGCCCGCCTGCGAGACCATGGTGGCTGCCCTGAGGGGTACTCCCTACGAAACCGGGCTGGACCTGGGGCTCCTGGGCGAGATCGCCGAGTACTTCCGCGACGTGCGCAAGAAATACGGTGAGTTCGACGTGGCTCCCCCGGGCGTGGACACCAACGTCCTCCGCTACCAGATCCCGGGGGGCATGATTTCCAACTTCATCTCCCAGCTCTCGCAGCAGAACGCCCTCGACCGGCTGGGGGAAGTGCTGGATGAGGTCCCCCGCGTGCGGGAAGACCTGGGATACCCGCCCCTGGTGACGCCCTCCAGCCAGATCGTGGGCGCTCAGGCGGTGCTGAATGTGCTGGCCGGCGAGCGCTACAAGATGGTTACCAATGAAGTGAGAGCCTACCTGCGGGGGCTCTATGGAAGGCCGCCCGGCCCGGTGAATGAAGAGGTGAGGCGGAAGATAATAGGGGAGGAGCAGGTGGTGGAGGGGCGCCCCGCCGACGAGCTGGAGCCCGGTCTCCCGGAAGCGCGCAGGCTGGCTGCCCCGTACATGGAGCAGGAGGAGGACGTCATCTCGGTAGCCCTGTTCCCCCAGGTGGCCCTGAAGTTCCTCCAGGAGCGCATGGCCCGTCGCACCGGGGTGGATTACACCCTGGCCGAGGAAGCACGCAGGAACGGCCCCGTGCACTACCCCGTGTGA